In the Pseudomonadota bacterium genome, one interval contains:
- a CDS encoding protein-glutamate O-methyltransferase CheR, with protein sequence MSDACTFRAEDFELLRRRVFEWSGIELRDGKEMMVYRRLAGRVESLGLRGFTDYLDRVEVDVAERAVCVNLLTTNLTSFFREPQHFETLAHEVLPARLAANAASRRLRIWSAGCATGEEPWSLAMVVAETLPDLEHWDARILATDINIDALDVARDGVYSMSAAERVSPERLQRWFRRGRGVHEGQVCVKPELRGLVAFKQLNLIESWPMRGPFDVIFFRNVSIYFDRGTARRIQEKMVELLAPGGYLMVGHSEALLDLSGATEWLGSTTYRKVARP encoded by the coding sequence ATGAGCGACGCGTGCACGTTCCGCGCGGAAGACTTCGAGCTGCTCCGGCGTCGCGTCTTCGAATGGTCGGGCATCGAGCTGCGTGACGGCAAGGAGATGATGGTCTACCGTCGTCTCGCGGGGCGCGTCGAATCGCTGGGGCTGCGTGGCTTCACCGACTATCTCGATCGCGTGGAGGTCGATGTGGCCGAGAGAGCGGTGTGCGTGAACCTGCTCACCACCAATCTCACATCGTTCTTTCGTGAGCCTCAGCATTTCGAGACCCTCGCACACGAGGTCTTGCCTGCGCGGCTGGCCGCGAATGCCGCTTCGAGACGCTTGCGCATCTGGTCTGCGGGGTGCGCCACCGGGGAGGAGCCCTGGTCGCTGGCCATGGTGGTGGCGGAGACCCTGCCTGATCTCGAGCACTGGGATGCCCGCATACTCGCCACAGACATCAACATCGACGCGCTCGACGTCGCGCGTGACGGGGTGTATTCGATGAGCGCGGCTGAACGCGTCTCGCCGGAGCGGTTGCAGCGCTGGTTTCGACGCGGGCGGGGCGTGCACGAGGGCCAGGTGTGCGTCAAGCCGGAGCTTCGCGGGCTCGTCGCCTTCAAGCAACTGAACCTCATCGAGTCGTGGCCCATGCGGGGGCCTTTCGATGTGATCTTCTTTCGCAATGTATCGATCTACTTCGATCGCGGAACGGCCCGTCGCATTCAGGAGAAGATGGTCGAGCTGCTGGCGCCGGGCGGGTACCTCATGGTGGGGCATTCAGAAGCGCTGCTCGATCTCTCGGGGGCCACTGAGTGGCTGGGCAGCACGACCTATCGAAAGGTTGCGCGCCCGTGA
- a CDS encoding response regulator, which yields MGVRVMIIDASGVAQAVVRAALELERDIEVVGVASDGAEVDHRIDVLYPDVIVLDAGLPERASLSLLSDLTARRSAPVVMVRAVGRELDEIDAEAHRRGASACVIKPMSTSGGDVVGAAVRLRAAVREAASAVRQRLREAARQGGLKPREPLIRDSLQSCALVAFGASTGGVEALQQVLRGLPRQFPPVVLVQHMSISFLPAFTRRLGEVTGRPCLEAVDGAVLQRDHVYVGTGHLHVIVQRCEPLLRIRLVDDDPVGGHRPSVDVLFTSVAGAVGRQAVGVLLTGMGSDGAAGLEAISRAHGYTIAQDEATSVVWGMPGAAVRRGAAQMLVPLGAIAEVVTRCVQQLERRVV from the coding sequence ATGGGCGTGCGCGTGATGATCATCGATGCATCGGGGGTAGCCCAGGCCGTGGTGCGGGCAGCCCTCGAGCTCGAGCGCGATATCGAGGTGGTGGGCGTCGCGTCTGACGGGGCGGAGGTCGATCATCGCATCGATGTGCTGTATCCGGACGTCATTGTTCTCGATGCGGGTCTGCCCGAGCGCGCTTCTCTGTCTCTGCTGAGCGATCTGACGGCGCGACGATCGGCGCCGGTGGTGATGGTTCGTGCCGTCGGCAGAGAGCTTGATGAGATCGACGCCGAGGCGCATCGACGAGGGGCTTCAGCCTGCGTCATCAAGCCGATGTCGACGAGCGGCGGCGATGTCGTCGGTGCCGCGGTGCGCTTGCGCGCGGCGGTTCGTGAGGCCGCCAGCGCGGTTCGTCAGCGATTGCGCGAGGCCGCTCGCCAGGGAGGCCTCAAGCCGCGTGAGCCCTTGATTCGCGATTCGCTTCAGAGCTGCGCGCTGGTGGCGTTCGGCGCTTCCACGGGGGGGGTCGAGGCGTTGCAGCAGGTGCTCAGGGGACTTCCCAGGCAGTTTCCTCCCGTTGTGCTGGTGCAGCACATGAGCATCTCGTTTCTTCCCGCCTTCACCCGCCGTCTTGGCGAGGTCACCGGTCGACCCTGCCTCGAGGCGGTCGATGGCGCAGTTCTGCAACGTGATCACGTCTACGTGGGCACCGGCCATCTGCATGTCATCGTGCAGCGGTGCGAGCCCCTGCTTCGGATCCGTTTGGTGGACGACGATCCGGTGGGGGGGCATCGTCCCTCCGTCGATGTGCTGTTCACCTCGGTTGCCGGTGCCGTGGGCCGACAAGCAGTGGGTGTGCTGCTCACGGGCATGGGCTCTGATGGCGCGGCGGGTCTCGAGGCCATCAGCCGCGCACACGGCTATACCATCGCACAGGACGAGGCGACCAGCGTGGTCTGGGGCATGCCGGGGGCTGCGGTTCGCCGCGGTGCCGCCCAGATGCTGGTGCCTCTCGGAGCCATTGCCGAGGTCGTGACACGCTGCGTGCAGCAGCTCGAGCGCCGCGTCGTCTGA
- a CDS encoding chemoreceptor glutamine deamidase CheD, which produces MPPRIFQVGACERYYNNRRRRWCVTLGTGACYVTDEDDVLTTVLGSCIAACVRDPLRGVGGMNHFLLPFVERALPDQAELATRYGVHAMELLVNEVMKAGGRRSDLEVKLFGGASLTARRGDSGRRNIEFAYDYLKTEGLRLVSSDVGDVTPRRLEFHPRSGRARVLRLEAVRVPSLTEQELRFRRDLERAPIDGDVELF; this is translated from the coding sequence ATGCCTCCGCGAATCTTTCAGGTGGGCGCCTGCGAGCGGTACTACAACAATCGGCGCCGTCGCTGGTGCGTCACGCTCGGCACGGGAGCCTGCTATGTGACTGACGAGGACGATGTGCTCACCACCGTCCTCGGATCGTGCATCGCGGCCTGTGTGCGCGATCCCCTGCGGGGGGTGGGGGGCATGAACCACTTCCTGCTGCCCTTCGTGGAGCGGGCCCTGCCCGATCAGGCAGAGCTGGCCACGCGATACGGCGTGCACGCCATGGAGCTTCTGGTGAACGAGGTCATGAAAGCGGGAGGACGCCGCAGCGATCTCGAGGTGAAGCTCTTCGGCGGTGCGTCGCTCACCGCGCGGCGCGGGGACAGTGGCCGTCGCAACATCGAGTTCGCCTACGATTACCTCAAGACCGAGGGGCTTCGCCTCGTCTCCTCTGATGTGGGAGACGTGACCCCGCGCCGCCTTGAGTTTCATCCGCGCAGCGGCAGGGCGCGCGTGCTGCGTCTCGAGGCGGTTCGCGTTCCTTCTCTGACAGAGCAGGAGCTGCGCTTCCGGCGCGACCTCGAGCGCGCACCCATCGACGGTGACGTTGAGCTGTTCTGA